From a single Bacillus pseudomycoides DSM 12442 genomic region:
- a CDS encoding response regulator transcription factor — MRVLIADDEQDMLKILKAYFEKEGFQVLLAKDGEEALEIFYEVKIDLAILDWMMPKRNGITVCQEIKKNSSVKVLMLTAKSENEDELVALQSGADEYVKKPFHPGILLTRAKKLLNQDEVIQVQNLKIDLIKNKVYKSDKELEITKTELELIKCFLNHKGTILTREKLLDIVWGFDYFGDERTVDTHVRRLRKKIGEDIIKTHRGLGYSLEDERE, encoded by the coding sequence GTGAGAGTATTAATCGCAGATGATGAGCAGGATATGCTTAAAATTTTAAAAGCTTATTTTGAGAAAGAAGGGTTCCAAGTTCTTTTAGCAAAGGATGGAGAAGAAGCACTTGAAATATTTTATGAAGTGAAAATTGATTTAGCAATTTTAGACTGGATGATGCCAAAAAGGAATGGAATCACTGTATGCCAGGAAATAAAAAAGAACTCGAGTGTGAAAGTATTGATGCTTACTGCTAAAAGTGAAAATGAAGATGAACTTGTGGCCTTACAAAGCGGGGCGGATGAATATGTGAAAAAGCCATTTCATCCGGGGATTTTACTTACAAGAGCTAAAAAACTACTGAATCAAGATGAAGTCATACAAGTTCAAAATCTAAAAATAGATTTGATAAAGAATAAAGTATATAAAAGTGATAAAGAATTAGAAATTACAAAAACAGAGTTAGAATTAATTAAATGTTTTTTAAATCATAAAGGTACAATATTAACACGTGAAAAGTTACTAGATATTGTATGGGGATTTGATTATTTTGGAGATGAGCGAACAGTGGATACACATGTTAGACGATTGCGAAAAAAAATAGGGGAAGATATTATTAAAACGCACCGTGGTTTAGGTTACAGTTTGGAGGATGAACGTGAATAA
- a CDS encoding transglycosylase SLT domain-containing protein: protein MKQLLKYIVVICTLTLLCYAAYMKYEKQKEIENNKLVITEISKQYGIPDWIPLAIADHETKFNRKAVGDKGTSFGLFQLHRGGLAPAQLSEENLKDAKTNATIAISYMVSSYKRGVNKGLTELALLKYVANTSGWPGNLGEDWTNNNTKYNVGLEKSYKLYKKG from the coding sequence ATGAAACAATTATTAAAATATATAGTAGTAATTTGCACGTTGACGCTTTTATGTTATGCAGCTTATATGAAGTATGAAAAACAAAAAGAAATTGAAAATAATAAATTAGTAATTACTGAAATCTCGAAGCAGTACGGTATACCAGACTGGATTCCACTTGCAATTGCTGATCATGAAACAAAATTTAATCGAAAAGCTGTTGGAGATAAAGGGACATCTTTTGGGCTATTTCAATTACATCGGGGCGGATTAGCACCTGCACAATTATCAGAAGAGAACTTAAAAGATGCAAAAACGAATGCAACAATAGCAATCTCATATATGGTGAGTTCCTATAAACGTGGAGTAAACAAAGGATTAACAGAATTAGCTCTTTTAAAATATGTTGCTAATACATCGGGATGGCCTGGAAATTTAGGAGAAGATTGGACAAATAATAATACGAAATATAATGTTGGGTTAGAGAAATCTTATAAGCTATACAAGAAAGGTTAA
- a CDS encoding Xaa-Pro dipeptidyl-peptidase, translating to MRKKQFVIALSAMFSLTLTSGISSITVHAEQKEENSKKFTLPLNGKVPETLAQSTKIELENGMTKPIYSIDEAIVENLFVETEIDSDRDGKKDRVSIKVMRPKTEPGVKVPVIYEMSPYRSGIKDVPVYNVDEELHPTGGKPYAGPANLGSYGNYYVPRGYAVILGESIGTGKSDGCPTTGDEQEIIGTKSVIDWVNGRAKAFTEYGEEIQADWSTGNVGMTGASYNGTLPNAVATTGVEGLKTIIPIAAISSWYDYYRANGAVVAPGGYQGEDTDNMAEAVLTRKNPEVCQKIIKELTDGQDRKTGDYNDFWDKRNYVKDAKNIKASVFVVHGLNDWNVKTKQFSQWWEALGENNVPRKMWLHQGGHGGTSSNNWQQTQNKWFDYWLYGIENGIMNEPMVDVQRENKTWQKLKNWPDPAAAPSKIRMLLSNKAVDLPLRMGAVQQVSSLLDDAKIKSNQLLTNPELESPNRLVYVMPKLEKEMRMSGTPKISFKGSIDRPVSNLTALLVDYGGEKPEIVTRGWMDPQNLNGKEESTPIIPGKDYTFTWDMQPDDYVFQAGHQIGVVLIASDYDYTIRPKAGTKLTVKLSELTLPIVK from the coding sequence TTGAGGAAAAAACAGTTTGTAATTGCGCTTTCAGCAATGTTTTCTCTAACACTTACATCTGGCATATCTAGTATTACGGTACATGCAGAGCAGAAAGAAGAGAATTCAAAGAAATTTACTTTACCGCTAAATGGCAAAGTGCCAGAAACGTTAGCTCAATCGACAAAGATTGAGTTGGAAAATGGAATGACGAAGCCTATTTATTCAATTGATGAGGCGATTGTAGAAAATTTATTTGTAGAAACTGAGATTGATAGTGACCGAGATGGGAAAAAGGATCGTGTATCAATAAAGGTAATGCGACCGAAAACAGAACCGGGTGTGAAAGTTCCTGTTATTTATGAAATGAGTCCTTATCGTTCAGGGATAAAGGATGTACCAGTTTATAATGTAGATGAAGAATTACATCCTACCGGAGGCAAACCTTATGCAGGGCCAGCTAACCTCGGCTCATATGGAAACTACTATGTTCCTCGTGGATATGCTGTTATTTTAGGAGAAAGCATTGGTACTGGGAAATCAGATGGATGTCCAACAACTGGTGACGAACAAGAAATTATCGGTACAAAATCTGTTATTGATTGGGTAAATGGAAGAGCAAAAGCATTCACAGAATATGGTGAGGAAATACAGGCGGATTGGTCTACAGGAAATGTCGGGATGACAGGTGCTTCATATAATGGCACATTGCCGAACGCTGTTGCAACAACAGGAGTTGAAGGGTTAAAAACAATTATTCCTATTGCCGCGATTAGCAGTTGGTATGATTATTACCGTGCAAATGGGGCAGTTGTTGCACCAGGTGGTTATCAAGGTGAAGATACAGATAATATGGCCGAAGCAGTATTAACGAGAAAAAATCCTGAAGTTTGTCAAAAAATCATTAAAGAGCTTACTGATGGGCAGGACCGAAAAACAGGAGATTATAATGATTTTTGGGACAAGCGTAACTACGTGAAGGATGCAAAAAATATAAAGGCAAGTGTATTTGTTGTACATGGTTTAAACGATTGGAATGTAAAAACAAAACAGTTTTCACAATGGTGGGAAGCTTTAGGAGAAAATAATGTGCCACGTAAAATGTGGTTACATCAAGGAGGGCATGGGGGAACATCTAGTAATAACTGGCAGCAAACACAAAATAAATGGTTTGATTATTGGTTATACGGAATTGAAAATGGAATTATGAATGAACCGATGGTAGATGTACAGCGAGAAAATAAAACGTGGCAAAAATTAAAAAATTGGCCAGACCCTGCAGCAGCTCCGTCTAAAATACGTATGCTTTTAAGTAATAAAGCAGTAGATTTACCGCTTCGAATGGGTGCGGTACAACAAGTGTCTTCACTGTTAGATGATGCAAAAATTAAATCGAATCAATTACTAACAAATCCAGAATTAGAATCACCAAATCGGTTAGTATATGTAATGCCTAAGCTCGAAAAAGAAATGAGAATGAGTGGTACACCAAAAATTTCATTTAAGGGGAGTATTGATCGTCCAGTTTCAAATTTAACCGCATTACTTGTTGATTATGGTGGTGAGAAACCAGAAATTGTGACGAGAGGATGGATGGATCCACAAAACTTGAATGGAAAAGAAGAGTCAACACCAATTATACCAGGAAAAGATTACACATTTACATGGGACATGCAGCCGGATGATTATGTATTCCAAGCCGGCCATCAAATCGGAGTCGTATTAATTGCAAGTGACTATGACTATACGATTCGTCCAAAAGCAGGGACGAAACTTACAGTAAAATTAAGTGAATTAACACTGCCAATTGTAAAATAG
- a CDS encoding ABC transporter ATP-binding protein, which translates to MKYVLETSNLIKIYDSKTVVDSISLQIKKGEVYGLLGENGAGKTTTIRMIMGLLKPTSGDIYIFGNKLDINNRSFFGNIGSIIEYPGFYGNLSANDNLKISSNYMGVKDSKAIDRVLNIVNLQNVQHQKVKNFSLGMKQRLGIARSLLHNPDVLLLDEPTNGLDPTGIKEIRELLTELAREHQKTILVSSHILSEVQQLANKIGIIHKGKLLEESSMDKLEDKFEKYVRIKVNNINKCVEILKENIKDLDYQFSNTDILINHFEGNTAELNKLLNYAGVDVYEIVTVKQTLEDYFMQITGGINRCNL; encoded by the coding sequence ATGAAATATGTACTAGAAACATCTAACTTAATAAAAATTTATGACTCAAAAACCGTAGTCGATTCCATATCATTGCAAATAAAAAAAGGTGAAGTTTATGGTTTATTAGGTGAGAATGGTGCTGGAAAAACAACAACAATTAGGATGATTATGGGTCTATTAAAACCAACAAGTGGGGACATATATATATTTGGAAATAAGCTAGATATTAATAATCGTTCCTTTTTTGGGAATATCGGATCTATTATAGAATATCCAGGTTTTTATGGGAATTTAAGTGCAAATGATAATTTGAAAATTAGTAGTAATTACATGGGAGTTAAAGATTCTAAGGCCATCGACCGTGTTTTAAATATAGTTAATTTGCAAAACGTCCAGCATCAAAAAGTAAAGAATTTCTCTTTAGGAATGAAACAGCGATTAGGGATTGCTCGTTCATTGTTACATAATCCAGATGTATTATTATTAGATGAACCAACAAATGGCTTAGATCCAACTGGAATTAAAGAAATACGAGAACTACTCACTGAATTAGCTAGAGAACATCAAAAAACAATTTTAGTATCTAGTCATATACTTAGTGAAGTACAACAATTAGCAAATAAAATTGGAATTATACACAAGGGGAAACTCTTAGAAGAAAGTTCTATGGATAAATTAGAGGATAAATTCGAAAAATATGTAAGGATTAAAGTTAACAATATTAATAAGTGTGTTGAGATTTTAAAAGAAAACATAAAAGATTTAGATTATCAATTTTCTAATACAGATATTTTGATAAATCATTTTGAAGGAAATACTGCAGAATTAAATAAATTATTAAATTATGCAGGAGTCGATGTTTATGAAATTGTAACCGTAAAACAAACATTAGAGGATTATTTCATGCAAATAACAGGAGGGATTAATCGATGCAATCTATAA
- a CDS encoding DinB family protein yields the protein MIDYRIISRENYSNKIGELVTMLEHTRDVTLSEISNLSQSDLDFLSNGSSNTIGSLLSHIAAIEFVHQVISFEKRDLTENEYLKWRISLELGDKAREVIKKQSLDYYLNELSQVRENTLTYLKSKQDSWLFEEDKWGNGVPYNNYYLWFHVMEDEINHRGQIRTIKRLMGNNK from the coding sequence ATGATAGATTATAGAATAATTTCAAGAGAAAACTATTCAAATAAGATTGGGGAACTTGTAACGATGCTTGAACATACAAGAGATGTTACATTGAGTGAAATCTCCAATTTAAGCCAAAGTGATTTAGATTTCTTATCAAACGGTAGTTCAAACACTATTGGTTCTCTTTTATCACATATTGCGGCGATAGAGTTTGTTCATCAAGTTATCTCATTTGAAAAAAGAGATTTAACTGAAAATGAATATCTAAAGTGGCGAATTTCTTTAGAACTTGGAGACAAAGCAAGAGAAGTAATAAAAAAACAATCTTTAGATTATTATTTGAATGAATTATCACAAGTTAGAGAAAATACACTAACATATCTGAAGTCGAAACAAGATAGCTGGTTGTTCGAGGAAGACAAGTGGGGTAATGGTGTGCCTTATAATAATTACTACTTGTGGTTTCATGTTATGGAAGACGAAATTAATCATCGTGGACAAATAAGAACAATTAAGCGATTGATGGGAAATAATAAATAA
- a CDS encoding ABC transporter permease, translated as MQSIIKSELIKFKGSKLIYITTVLQLIPIVLVFFIYAFNPKYSITETGWGEYYKTIYMFFNIMTGTAIFYIFGGYIFSREYQEGTNIILFTSPIPKLKFYCGKLLIVFSFIVFTMVILLFLPFCLGTLITDLPFTYGLFIQQLKIVSLMAIMHFCLIPIASFFAIKWKNFLSVVLLMCIVLFLNLILVNVPGNVLYPWIVPLIFSPHDGIGRTFINYPIGVCSISFIFVVGLILSIYEYKKVN; from the coding sequence ATGCAATCTATAATAAAATCTGAACTTATTAAATTCAAAGGTTCTAAATTAATATATATTACTACCGTGTTGCAATTGATTCCTATAGTACTTGTATTTTTTATTTACGCCTTTAATCCTAAATATTCTATTACTGAAACAGGTTGGGGCGAATACTATAAGACAATTTATATGTTTTTTAACATTATGACAGGTACTGCTATTTTTTATATTTTTGGAGGATATATATTTTCTAGAGAATATCAAGAAGGAACAAATATTATTTTATTTACAAGTCCTATTCCTAAATTAAAATTTTATTGTGGTAAATTGCTAATTGTATTTAGCTTTATTGTTTTTACAATGGTTATACTGCTCTTTCTTCCTTTCTGTCTAGGTACGTTAATTACTGACCTTCCTTTTACATATGGTTTATTTATTCAACAGCTTAAAATAGTTTCATTAATGGCAATTATGCATTTTTGTTTAATACCTATAGCATCTTTTTTTGCAATTAAGTGGAAAAACTTTCTTTCAGTAGTCTTGTTGATGTGTATAGTTTTATTTTTGAATTTAATTTTAGTTAATGTACCTGGAAACGTATTGTATCCCTGGATAGTACCACTAATATTCAGTCCTCATGACGGAATCGGAAGAACTTTTATTAATTATCCTATTGGTGTTTGTAGTATTTCCTTTATTTTCGTAGTAGGTTTAATATTATCAATTTATGAATATAAAAAAGTCAATTGA
- a CDS encoding FtsB family cell division protein — protein MRKLKKVNVPNTPQYQTQSNEYRVINKRKVRRFVLVFIFILSATFYIQYILTKQQEMIVEKRDAIKNQQKQLLSLEKDSRYLKSKVENLTDNEEEILKFARKEYQFSKPNETIFVLPK, from the coding sequence ATGAGGAAACTCAAGAAAGTAAATGTTCCTAATACACCACAATATCAAACACAGTCTAATGAATACCGAGTTATAAATAAGAGAAAAGTACGGCGATTTGTTTTAGTTTTTATTTTTATTCTTTCGGCCACTTTTTATATTCAATATATCCTTACTAAGCAACAAGAAATGATTGTAGAAAAGCGAGATGCGATTAAAAATCAGCAAAAGCAATTACTTTCTTTAGAAAAAGATTCGCGTTATTTAAAGAGTAAAGTTGAAAATTTGACAGATAATGAAGAAGAAATTTTAAAGTTTGCGAGGAAAGAGTATCAATTCTCTAAGCCGAATGAAACTATATTTGTACTACCTAAGTAG
- a CDS encoding aldo/keto reductase, producing MKYRALGKTSLTVSEIGFGAWAIGGDEWGPVNDKHSISAMKKAIECGVNFIDTADVYGLGHSEKLVAQAIKEHRNDIILSTKGGLIGHHYDPDGEPVYDTAAKVIAVFETSLLRLQTDYIDVYFCHIWWDKKEETEAFLRAFEILKRDGKVRAVGVSTHDLQYIKNFNKDGQIDVIQIDYSILNREPENDILPYLQEKNLGAVIRGPLKMGILTGKFTDQTTFPDGDLRQDWPKETWFQDDLRKVEQLRSLSNPKQTLGQLALRYVLSHPAVSVAIPGAKTANQAAENAAASVQPLLLEEELTYIRKL from the coding sequence ATGAAATACCGCGCATTAGGAAAAACCAGTTTAACCGTTTCTGAAATTGGATTTGGCGCTTGGGCAATTGGTGGCGATGAATGGGGTCCTGTAAATGACAAACATTCTATCTCTGCAATGAAAAAAGCAATTGAATGCGGAGTAAATTTTATTGATACCGCTGATGTATATGGTTTAGGTCATAGTGAAAAATTAGTGGCACAAGCAATCAAAGAACATCGTAATGATATCATCCTTTCCACAAAGGGAGGTTTAATTGGTCATCACTATGATCCTGATGGGGAACCTGTCTACGATACAGCAGCAAAAGTAATTGCAGTATTTGAAACTAGCTTACTTCGCCTGCAAACAGATTACATTGATGTTTATTTTTGTCATATTTGGTGGGATAAAAAAGAGGAAACCGAAGCGTTCCTTCGCGCATTTGAAATTTTAAAAAGAGATGGAAAAGTAAGAGCAGTTGGTGTTTCTACGCATGATTTACAATATATTAAAAATTTTAATAAAGACGGGCAGATTGATGTTATACAAATTGACTACAGCATACTTAACCGAGAACCTGAAAATGATATTTTACCTTACTTACAAGAGAAAAACTTAGGAGCTGTCATTCGTGGACCATTAAAAATGGGAATATTAACAGGAAAATTTACTGATCAAACAACATTCCCTGATGGTGATTTACGACAAGATTGGCCAAAAGAAACATGGTTTCAAGATGATTTACGAAAGGTTGAACAATTGAGATCCCTTTCAAACCCTAAACAAACTTTGGGGCAGTTGGCCCTTCGTTATGTACTCTCGCATCCTGCTGTATCTGTTGCTATTCCCGGAGCAAAAACAGCTAATCAAGCAGCCGAAAATGCCGCTGCTTCTGTACAACCACTTCTATTAGAAGAAGAATTAACATATATACGAAAGCTTTAA
- a CDS encoding WecB/TagA/CpsF family glycosyltransferase: MEQQYIKGIPFCSLEYKRVIDLLKNWLSEKENKPKFIVTANPEIVMSAKETSAESVRFKKILLSADLITADGIGVILGSKILKGTLKERVTGADLTHDLIEYCNQEGYRVFLFGAAPENNEKALENLNIRFPHVTFEGQHGFVKNEQIEEIKLRIQKFEPHLLLVGLGSPKQEVFIYENLQELNVPLSIGIGGMIDILSGTVKRAPKLMRDTGTEWLYRLVTQPKRIKRQLILPKFLVSVMAERVRKSVQ, translated from the coding sequence ATGGAACAACAGTACATAAAAGGCATACCATTTTGTAGCTTAGAGTATAAGAGAGTAATAGATTTATTAAAAAATTGGTTATCTGAAAAGGAAAATAAACCAAAGTTTATTGTTACGGCAAATCCCGAAATTGTAATGTCTGCTAAAGAAACTTCAGCTGAATCTGTACGTTTTAAAAAGATTTTGTTATCAGCGGACTTAATAACAGCAGATGGAATAGGCGTGATACTCGGTTCAAAAATTTTAAAAGGAACATTGAAAGAGCGTGTTACCGGTGCAGATTTAACTCATGATTTAATAGAGTATTGTAATCAAGAGGGATACCGGGTATTTCTTTTTGGTGCTGCACCAGAAAATAATGAGAAAGCGTTAGAGAATTTAAACATACGTTTTCCACATGTTACTTTTGAAGGACAACATGGCTTTGTCAAAAATGAGCAAATAGAAGAAATCAAACTTCGAATTCAAAAATTTGAACCACACTTACTATTGGTAGGGTTAGGATCTCCTAAGCAAGAGGTATTCATCTATGAAAATCTTCAAGAATTAAACGTACCTTTATCTATTGGTATTGGAGGTATGATTGATATTTTATCCGGCACGGTAAAACGGGCTCCGAAACTAATGAGGGATACTGGTACAGAATGGTTATATAGGTTAGTAACACAGCCTAAAAGAATAAAACGACAGTTAATACTTCCGAAATTTTTAGTATCGGTTATGGCTGAGAGAGTCAGAAAAAGCGTGCAGTAA
- a CDS encoding sensor histidine kinase → MNKLGKKLFVSISLTIVLIFTISLLLMNYFLPKYNIYKTREKLNIITDQIQSSSVEHLTATINQIENENNVTIVYTPIKNTEDEINESLRSGLIKKRVTLNKFWITKEDVMKVKTSGQANKLYDQEKLKASFFAKFISKNEMLILVGVSIAHSNELIETLNTFNIYIFGFSIFLVIVLVWILSKTITTPLKELSDVAEDISNLEFKKAKVKTNDEIGDLANSINVMSDKLYEAHQDLTNRNEHLKRFMGDITHELKTPIALVKAYSMGIKDGLDDGTYLDTIIKQTDQISNLIEELLRFSKLERDLLQKEEVQIEPLIKSIIDKHEIEFHAKGIHLQIDCRARDASVYVDLDKMKMVCNNLISNAIKYTTNQNIKIVLEERKDYVYFSIQNGIAPEVSTDIEKIWEPFYVLEASRNKEISGTGLGLAIVKSILERHGFEYGVSIIKEEIQFYMYMEKSLRKLNIR, encoded by the coding sequence GTGAATAAGCTTGGTAAAAAACTTTTTGTTAGTATATCGTTAACAATCGTTCTTATATTTACTATTTCATTATTGTTAATGAACTATTTTTTACCGAAATATAATATATACAAAACACGAGAAAAGTTAAATATCATTACAGATCAAATCCAGTCTTCGTCTGTTGAACACTTAACAGCTACTATAAATCAAATTGAGAATGAGAATAACGTAACAATTGTGTATACTCCTATAAAAAATACAGAGGATGAAATTAATGAATCGTTACGCTCTGGGCTTATAAAAAAAAGAGTAACATTGAACAAGTTTTGGATTACAAAAGAAGACGTAATGAAAGTAAAAACTTCTGGACAAGCAAATAAATTATATGATCAAGAGAAGCTAAAAGCGAGCTTTTTTGCGAAATTTATTTCGAAAAATGAAATGTTAATCTTAGTAGGAGTATCTATTGCACACTCGAATGAACTAATCGAGACACTTAATACATTTAATATATATATTTTTGGTTTTTCAATATTTCTTGTCATTGTACTTGTTTGGATATTATCAAAAACGATTACAACACCGTTGAAAGAATTAAGCGATGTTGCAGAAGATATTTCCAATCTAGAATTTAAGAAAGCAAAAGTGAAAACAAACGATGAAATTGGCGATTTAGCCAATAGTATTAATGTTATGAGTGATAAATTATATGAAGCTCATCAAGATTTAACGAATAGAAATGAACATTTAAAACGGTTTATGGGGGACATTACTCATGAATTAAAGACCCCCATCGCTTTAGTCAAAGCATATTCTATGGGGATTAAAGACGGTCTCGATGATGGGACATATTTAGATACAATTATTAAACAAACTGATCAAATTTCAAATTTAATAGAAGAGTTATTACGTTTTTCAAAATTAGAAAGAGACTTGTTACAAAAAGAAGAAGTGCAGATAGAACCCCTTATTAAAAGTATAATTGATAAACATGAAATTGAGTTCCACGCAAAAGGTATACATTTACAAATAGATTGTCGTGCGAGAGATGCTAGTGTTTATGTAGATTTGGATAAAATGAAAATGGTATGTAATAATTTAATTTCAAATGCAATCAAATATACAACAAATCAAAATATCAAGATTGTATTGGAAGAGAGAAAAGATTATGTATATTTTAGTATCCAAAATGGAATTGCTCCTGAAGTAAGTACAGATATCGAAAAAATTTGGGAACCATTTTATGTATTAGAAGCTTCACGTAATAAAGAAATATCAGGAACTGGATTAGGATTAGCCATTGTAAAGAGTATTTTAGAACGACATGGTTTTGAGTATGGTGTCTCCATTATAAAAGAGGAAATACAATTTTATATGTATATGGAAAAGAGCTTACGAAAGTTAAACATACGATAA
- a CDS encoding serine hydrolase → MKKADFIYELEKRIESINGDVSIMIQGEIMYRYNEQLVHPSASLIKLPILSCAIENMKDGTLNPYELIPISSLEKTGGSGIVAALHTPNVTIQDLITLMITVSDNTATNWLINKLKINDIQKHIDSLQLNGTKLQRYMMQTPKETGKDNFTTAEDIISLLKHYDNDEQFYYPLEKQQLTHKLCGNLEGIEGLSIANKTGELQTVTHDAARLNINNKTVYVACFK, encoded by the coding sequence ATGAAAAAAGCAGACTTTATATATGAATTAGAGAAACGGATTGAAAGTATAAACGGAGACGTAAGTATCATGATACAAGGGGAAATTATGTATCGGTACAATGAACAATTGGTGCATCCATCAGCTAGCCTTATTAAGTTACCTATTCTTTCATGTGCTATAGAAAACATGAAGGATGGAACCTTAAATCCATATGAATTAATTCCTATTTCATCCCTCGAAAAGACTGGAGGAAGTGGCATTGTTGCTGCATTACATACACCAAATGTAACGATACAAGATCTCATTACGTTGATGATTACAGTTTCTGATAACACTGCGACAAATTGGCTTATAAATAAGTTGAAAATAAATGATATTCAAAAACATATTGATTCACTGCAGCTAAATGGAACGAAACTACAACGATATATGATGCAAACACCTAAAGAAACGGGAAAGGATAATTTCACAACAGCTGAAGATATTATATCTCTTCTAAAGCATTATGATAACGATGAACAATTTTATTACCCACTTGAAAAACAACAATTAACTCATAAATTATGTGGGAATTTAGAGGGGATTGAAGGACTTTCCATAGCAAACAAAACAGGAGAACTGCAAACTGTTACACATGATGCTGCACGACTAAACATAAATAACAAAACGGTATATGTAGCTTGTTTTAAG
- a CDS encoding cell wall hydrolase: MGVVNATDADIALLARLLRAEAEGEGTQGMLLVGNVGINRLRANCSDFKNLRTIRQMIFQEHAFEAVTHGYFYQRARESEKRLARRVINGERYWPGKFSLWYFRPPGDCPQQWYNQPFVGRYKKHCFFQPTAETCEQVYNTF; this comes from the coding sequence ATGGGAGTTGTTAACGCTACAGATGCAGATATTGCACTTTTAGCAAGATTACTCAGAGCAGAAGCCGAAGGAGAAGGAACTCAGGGTATGTTACTCGTCGGAAATGTAGGAATTAACCGACTAAGAGCAAATTGTTCTGACTTTAAGAACCTTCGTACCATTAGACAAATGATTTTCCAAGAACATGCATTTGAAGCTGTTACGCATGGATATTTCTATCAAAGAGCAAGAGAAAGTGAAAAACGTTTAGCTCGTCGAGTTATCAATGGAGAGAGGTACTGGCCTGGAAAATTTAGTTTGTGGTATTTTAGGCCACCAGGCGATTGTCCTCAACAATGGTATAATCAGCCTTTTGTAGGACGCTATAAAAAACACTGTTTTTTTCAACCAACAGCCGAAACCTGTGAACAAGTTTATAACACATTTTAA